The following proteins are encoded in a genomic region of Magnolia sinica isolate HGM2019 chromosome 1, MsV1, whole genome shotgun sequence:
- the LOC131254405 gene encoding probable disease resistance protein At1g59620, with protein sequence MADDLLQYMLEKVISVIKQEAGFQEGLTKKVEELKWELDSMRSFLEDADRMKDMDQRRKTWVKQVREVTNAVEEIINDYTRQMQRKKNRGFKGFIFNPIHLAGKIIFRHRLVARLKEIIMRIKNIDERNRRYVIDKVDEGKSLYDARILLGLMLGISSALLLGVSSVFVLVLPLTRQNPCLRCDSKKK encoded by the coding sequence ATGGCGGATGATTTGCTCCAATACATGCTCGAAAAGGTGATCAGCGTCATCAAGCAAGAAGCAGGCTTTCAAGAAGGACTAACGAAGAAAGTCGAAGAACTCAAGTGGGAACTTGATAGCATGCGATCGTTCTTGGAGGATGCTGATAGAATGAAAGATATGGACCAAAGAAGGAAAACATGGGTGAAACAAGTGAGAGAGGTCACCAACGCTGTGGAGGAAATCATCAACGATTACACCCGACAGATGCAAAGGAAGAAGAATCGTGGATTCAAGGGTTTCATCTTCAACCCCATTCATCTCGCGGGGAAAATTATCTTCAGGCATCGGCTCGTGGCGCGCTTGAAAGAAATCATTATGAGGATTAAGAACATCGACGAGAGAAACAGGCGATATGTTATTGATAAGGTGGATGAAGGAAAAAGCTTGTATGATGCTCGTATTTTGTTGGGGCTCATGCTTGGAATCTCATCAGCCCTTTTACTGGGGGTCTCATCTGTGTTTGTGTTGGTGCTTCCACTAACAAGACAGAATCCATGTCTGAGGTGTGACtcaaagaagaagtag